One Georgenia wutianyii DNA segment encodes these proteins:
- the dhaM gene encoding dihydroxyacetone kinase phosphoryl donor subunit DhaM: MTTAILVVSHSAQLARGVCEVAEQMAPDVVLRAAGGTVDGRIGTSFDKVASALEELTEGEDGVVVITDLGSATMTAESVLELVGGDDVVLADAPLVEGAVAAAVAAQGGAGAEAVARAAEAAAASFPGAHPTETTASEPGEEVLERVLVLRNSLGLHARPAATLARLVSGFDAHVEVNGVDGASVLALIGLGLPGGAQLTVRATGPQAEHALDAVAQVVEDGFGET; this comes from the coding sequence ATGACGACGGCGATCCTCGTCGTGTCCCACTCGGCCCAGCTCGCCCGGGGGGTGTGCGAGGTCGCCGAGCAGATGGCGCCCGACGTCGTGCTCCGCGCCGCGGGCGGCACGGTCGACGGTCGCATCGGCACGAGCTTCGACAAGGTCGCCAGCGCGCTGGAGGAGCTCACCGAGGGTGAGGACGGCGTCGTCGTCATCACCGACCTCGGCTCGGCGACGATGACCGCCGAGTCGGTCCTCGAGCTCGTCGGGGGCGACGACGTCGTGCTCGCCGACGCCCCGCTCGTCGAGGGTGCGGTGGCGGCTGCCGTCGCCGCCCAGGGCGGGGCCGGGGCCGAGGCGGTGGCCCGCGCGGCCGAGGCCGCGGCGGCGTCCTTCCCCGGCGCGCACCCGACCGAGACCACCGCGTCCGAGCCGGGGGAGGAGGTCCTCGAGCGGGTGCTCGTCCTGCGCAACTCCCTCGGCCTGCACGCGCGCCCGGCCGCGACCCTCGCCCGGCTCGTCTCCGGGTTCGACGCCCATGTCGAGGTCAACGGGGTCGACGGGGCGAGCGTGCTCGCCCTCATCGGGCTGGGCCTGCCGGGCGGTGCACAGCTCACCGTCCGGGCGACCGGGCCCCAGGCCGAGCACGCGCTCGACGCCGTCGCCCAGGTCGTCGAGGACGGCTTCGGCGAGACGTAG